From the genome of Leptospira saintgironsiae, one region includes:
- a CDS encoding glycerol-3-phosphate dehydrogenase/oxidase → MAKTKDAKTSSFPISSQVFDTLVIGGGITGATTLWDATLRGLKAILVEKNDFASGTTQATSKLIHGGLRYLKNAEFGLVRESLRERRILAKISPHALKTLGFIIPVYSNSEKWITNIGLGMYDYFSYDRNKNISSDSWIPKYRFLSPEEVVMEAPSLPRNGLKGGFLYYDYQNTNPERHTCEFIFSAEKKGGTALNYTELVAISQQGEVYQAILKDKRSGKTYPIFARTVVNAAGPWADFVESLAGVGMDKVLVRSKGIHIVTRALTVSKAIVLKKRDKTHMFVLPWRGKTIVGTTDTVFSDSPDKFKVTKSDIQGLLEEINYAFGYSDLTESDVDFYYGGMRPLVEDPGEKSDTYNASRKTEILDHKEKGLPGFYTALGGKYTTSRHLAEKITDKLCEYLPGKFLPCETDQIPLSSGEFSDHSSLVKGLTKKYPKLSGEYLETLGARYGSLAYEVLKYQKANDESITLNNGEEFNTAEIRYIASEEKIEKGTDFFFRRSGVGVPGAPSSESLHRIVEELGKTLGWNPSRKKAESSEILSRYHF, encoded by the coding sequence ATGGCCAAAACGAAAGACGCTAAAACTTCTTCTTTTCCGATTTCTTCCCAGGTTTTCGATACCTTAGTGATAGGTGGAGGGATTACTGGTGCCACTACTTTGTGGGATGCCACCTTACGCGGGTTAAAGGCTATTTTGGTTGAGAAAAATGATTTTGCTTCCGGAACCACTCAGGCTACCTCCAAATTAATTCACGGTGGTTTAAGATATTTAAAAAATGCAGAGTTTGGGTTGGTGAGAGAATCTTTAAGAGAAAGAAGGATTCTTGCAAAGATCAGTCCTCATGCACTCAAAACATTAGGCTTTATTATTCCAGTATATTCTAATTCTGAAAAGTGGATCACCAATATCGGTCTTGGAATGTATGATTATTTTTCATACGATAGAAATAAAAATATCAGTTCTGATTCCTGGATCCCTAAATATAGATTTTTATCACCAGAAGAAGTAGTAATGGAAGCACCTAGTCTACCAAGGAACGGACTCAAAGGTGGATTTTTATATTACGATTACCAAAACACGAACCCTGAAAGACATACATGTGAGTTCATCTTCTCCGCCGAAAAAAAAGGAGGAACAGCTCTCAATTATACTGAACTAGTTGCTATTTCTCAACAAGGAGAAGTTTACCAAGCAATCTTAAAAGATAAAAGAAGTGGCAAAACTTATCCAATCTTTGCGAGAACTGTAGTGAATGCTGCAGGTCCTTGGGCGGATTTTGTAGAATCTTTGGCTGGAGTTGGAATGGACAAGGTGCTCGTCCGATCCAAAGGAATTCATATTGTAACTAGAGCATTGACTGTTTCTAAGGCAATTGTTTTAAAGAAAAGGGATAAGACTCATATGTTTGTGCTTCCTTGGAGAGGTAAAACAATCGTAGGAACAACTGATACAGTATTCTCTGATTCTCCTGATAAATTTAAGGTCACTAAGTCAGACATCCAAGGTCTATTAGAGGAAATTAATTATGCATTTGGATATTCTGATCTGACTGAATCAGATGTGGATTTTTATTATGGAGGAATGAGACCTCTTGTAGAAGATCCAGGTGAAAAATCTGACACTTACAATGCTTCTCGCAAAACTGAAATTTTAGATCATAAAGAAAAAGGACTTCCTGGATTTTATACTGCACTTGGTGGAAAATATACAACCAGTAGACATTTAGCGGAGAAGATCACAGACAAACTCTGCGAGTATCTGCCAGGAAAATTTTTGCCTTGTGAAACGGATCAGATACCACTTTCTTCCGGAGAATTTTCGGACCATTCTTCTTTAGTCAAAGGGCTTACTAAAAAATATCCAAAACTTTCCGGAGAATATCTGGAAACCTTAGGTGCTCGATACGGAAGTTTAGCTTATGAAGTCCTAAAATACCAGAAAGCAAACGACGAATCTATCACCTTAAATAATGGAGAAGAGTTTAATACTGCAGAGATCCGTTATATTGCTTCCGAAGAAAAAATTGAAAAAGGAACAGACTTCTTCTTCCGTAGATCCGGAGTAGGGGTGCCTGGTGCTCCTTCTTCTGAATCTCTGCATAGAATTGTAGAAGAATTAGGAAAAACCCTGGGCTGGAACCCTTCTCGTAAAAAGGCAGAAAGTTCGGAGATACTCTCTCGTTACCATTTTTGA